The Deinococcus radiotolerans sequence TACACTCACCTCATCGGCGAACGCTCGTAACGCCGCTTGAAGTCAAAACTGGAGCACTACCAGGCAGTGGCCAGCCCCGAGGGAAGACTGTTCACCAGTTGTTCCTTGCAGGCTTCCCTCAGAAACTACGGATGATGGCATGTCCAAAGTTCTTCAAGCGAAGCAGAAAACTGATTCTAGCAATGATCACTGCCGCCCCGATCAGACGACATGCCTCTGTAAGCTCACAGGAGCGCCGTAGAGGCCTTAGCGAGCTTGCCCATGGCATTGTGGATATTAGGAGGTCCCGCAGCCCCATTAACGACGCGTCCAGGCCCGATTCCGATCTGCTAGGCGCGTCACGCACACCCAGGCAGATCCTTCGGCACTCGGATACAACCATGGGCGCGCGGGTGTGGCTTTGCATGAGCACCACAGCAGAAACGCATCTCCTCCACGCACCAGTGCCCCAAGTTCATTAGGGCGCTTCAAGTCCTGTGACAACCAGGCGACTCTCGAGATGTACGCATCAAGGTCTATCTCGCCTGCCTGAATTCACGCCTGTGCTGGAGTCTGGAGGACCGCCTCAGCGCGTCTTGGGCAACGTGAATCCAAACGTCGCCCCTTGGCCAGGCGCGCCCTGCGCTGACACTCGTCCGCCATGCCGGGAGATGATCCGGCGCACGTTTGCCAGGCCCACCCCTGTCCCCTCGAACTCGTCCGCCCGGTGCAGGCGCTGGAAGACACCGAAGAGTTTGTCCTGATACCGCGCATCGAAACCCGCGCCGTTGTCCCGCACGGAGATGACCCACTCGTCCGGGCGTTCCTCGGCACTCACTTCGACGATCGCCTCCTCCCGACCGCGCGTGTATTTCAACGCGTTGGAGAGCAGGTTCAGCATCACCTGCCGCAACAGGTCATGATCGCCGGTGACCAGAGGTAACGAGTGAACATGCCACGTCATGGCTCGGTCCAGCGCATCGACCTCCACCTCGCTGCGCACGGACGCTACCAGCGCTCCGAGGTCCACCACTCCCGCACGCAAGGGCTGGCGGGAGGTGCGCGAGAGGTCCAGCATCGCGTCAATCAGGGTGTTCATCCGCGTGGCCGACTCATCGACCACCTGGAGGTACCGACTGGCCTTGGCGTTCAGGTCCGTCCCGATGGATTTGCGCAGCAGGTCACTGAAGCTCCGAATGTGCCGCACGGGGGTCCGCAGGTCGTGCGAGACGCTGTACGTGAACGCCTCGAGCTCCTCATTCGCGCTCGCCAGCGCCTCGGCCTGTCTGGCCAGCCGTTCACGTTCCCGCGCCAGGTCCTGCACCTGCTCGGCCCGGTCCAGCGCCAGGCTCAGGCTACGGCCCACCGTCTCGACCACCGCGCGGTCAACCGCTGACCAGCCAGCGCGCCCGAAGACCGCCAGACCGAAGATGCCCCGCACGCCCCGGGCTGTGCGGAGGGGCAGCATGGCCGTGGCCGTCACGTGCGTCATGTGAGGCGCCAGATGATCGGTGGCCTGATCGTAGACGTCCTGGTAGTACGGCTCGCCTGTCTCAAAGGGAACGCGAAGGTTCCCCGTCGTCTCGTGCGGCAGGCCTCCCTCGTGCGCGCGCTGAAGCTCGGCGTTGCCGTACTCACCCCGCATCCGCTTCACGAACCAGCGCTCGCCTTCACGCTCGTAGTAGACGGCGGCGTCCAGTGGAATGAGGTTGCCTATCCGGGCCTGGGCCCGTCCGATCAGCTCATCCGGGTCCAGGTCGATGGTCAGGTCCCAGGTCCACTCCTCGAACGCCTCCAGGGCGCGGGTGCGCGCGTCAAGCTCTGCATACTGACCCTGCAGGTCAGCGGCGAGCCGCGTGGCATGCAGGGCGGCCGTGAGTTGACCGCTGAACAGGTGAAGGAAGTCCCAGTACGCCTCGTCAAGGTGCTTGCGCGGGTTCAGTCCCAGAGCCAGCACCCCGAGGGCCTGCGGCTTGCCGGAGGGCGTCAGCGGGAGCACCACGAGTTGCGTGACCGCTTCTGGCCACGGCCCCGCGCACAGGGGGGCCACGGGAGCGACACACTCCTCGCCCGCGTGCAGCCAGGGCCGGACTTCCTGATGCCAGGACGCCGCCTGCTCATCCGTCAATCCGGTCGCGCCGGCTAGGTGGGCTGGCCCGTGGGCGCTCAGCCCGGACAGCAGCAGACAGGGCAGGTCGTACGGGTTGTCCTCGGCGACGGTCAGGGCGGCCTGCACGAGGCCCTGAGGATCGGTCGCGCCGAGCAGGGCGGCGGTAAGTGCCGCCAGGGTCCGGGTGCGGCGTGCGGCGATCACCCGCTCGGTGGTTTCAGTGACCGATGAGAACACGCCCTGCACGTTCTGGTCGACGTACACCGGGGTGTAGCTGACGTCGAAGTAGCATTCTTCCAGGTAACCGTACCGCTCCAGTGGGACCAGCAGGTTCTCGAACGCGGCGCTCTCACCCTGCAGGGCCGCGTCGAACACGGGTTTGAGGCCGGGGTACCCGTCCTGGCCGAAGATGTCGGCCGTGCGGGCACCCAGGGCGGCCGGGTGCTTGTCCGCGCCGAGGATGGGGCGGTAGGCGTCGTTGTACAGCGCGATCAGGTCGGCAGTCCACGCGAGGTACATGGGCTGCC is a genomic window containing:
- a CDS encoding sensor histidine kinase; translated protein: MTSDARPPLDPLFRDGGELSVLMQHLDWDATPLGPPSTWPAALRTCVHLMLASRQPMYLAWTADLIALYNDAYRPILGADKHPAALGARTADIFGQDGYPGLKPVFDAALQGESAAFENLLVPLERYGYLEECYFDVSYTPVYVDQNVQGVFSSVTETTERVIAARRTRTLAALTAALLGATDPQGLVQAALTVAEDNPYDLPCLLLSGLSAHGPAHLAGATGLTDEQAASWHQEVRPWLHAGEECVAPVAPLCAGPWPEAVTQLVVLPLTPSGKPQALGVLALGLNPRKHLDEAYWDFLHLFSGQLTAALHATRLAADLQGQYAELDARTRALEAFEEWTWDLTIDLDPDELIGRAQARIGNLIPLDAAVYYEREGERWFVKRMRGEYGNAELQRAHEGGLPHETTGNLRVPFETGEPYYQDVYDQATDHLAPHMTHVTATAMLPLRTARGVRGIFGLAVFGRAGWSAVDRAVVETVGRSLSLALDRAEQVQDLARERERLARQAEALASANEELEAFTYSVSHDLRTPVRHIRSFSDLLRKSIGTDLNAKASRYLQVVDESATRMNTLIDAMLDLSRTSRQPLRAGVVDLGALVASVRSEVEVDALDRAMTWHVHSLPLVTGDHDLLRQVMLNLLSNALKYTRGREEAIVEVSAEERPDEWVISVRDNGAGFDARYQDKLFGVFQRLHRADEFEGTGVGLANVRRIISRHGGRVSAQGAPGQGATFGFTLPKTR